The following coding sequences lie in one Caproicibacterium argilliputei genomic window:
- a CDS encoding recombinase family protein has product MKKVTKIEENKKANFHGRKLRVAAYCRVSTDSNEQAESLKAQKEHYESYIKSRDDWEFAGLYYDEGITGTKKEKRPQLRKMMADCKAGKINFILTKSISRFSRNTADCLELTRKLLTLNIPVYFEKEDINTGAMESELFLSILSSMAQNESVSISQNGKWSVQKRFENGTFKISYPPYGYDWDGEKMVINPAQAQVVKQIFSETLSGKSSPAIAKELNAGHIPSRRNGHWTSTTVRDILANEKYTGDCLFQKTYTDFQFNRHHNRGEKNRYLLQNHHEAIISHEDFNMAAALIRERAAEKGVEKGSRKYQNRYPFSGKIICGECGSTFKRRIHTCSDFKYAAWCCKTHIEDKSKCSMKFIREDAIQFAFVTMINKLVFAHRLILKPYVETIKSSSSDDAVRRVQKIQTLLLQNAEQRETLQKLMAQGYLDKILYSKEKNELLMKANDLRTEADSLNNRKSEGIHTVTEATALLHFTEKGVMLDDFDGVLFEKFVNRILVKSRNELCFEMKCGLTLTERI; this is encoded by the coding sequence ATGAAAAAGGTCACGAAAATTGAGGAAAACAAAAAGGCCAATTTTCATGGCAGGAAGCTTCGCGTAGCCGCTTACTGCCGTGTTTCGACCGATTCTAATGAACAGGCAGAAAGCCTGAAGGCCCAGAAGGAGCACTATGAAAGTTACATCAAGTCGCGCGATGACTGGGAGTTCGCTGGGCTTTATTATGATGAAGGTATCACTGGCACAAAGAAAGAGAAGCGTCCGCAGCTGCGGAAAATGATGGCCGACTGCAAAGCTGGAAAGATCAATTTCATTTTAACCAAATCCATCAGTCGTTTTTCCCGGAATACGGCTGACTGTCTGGAACTGACGCGAAAACTTCTTACACTGAATATTCCCGTTTACTTTGAAAAGGAAGACATCAACACCGGGGCAATGGAAAGCGAACTGTTCCTTTCCATCCTCTCCAGTATGGCTCAAAACGAATCTGTTTCCATTTCGCAAAATGGCAAATGGTCGGTTCAGAAACGATTTGAAAACGGGACCTTCAAAATCAGTTACCCGCCCTACGGCTATGACTGGGACGGAGAAAAGATGGTTATCAATCCCGCTCAGGCCCAAGTTGTAAAACAGATTTTTTCTGAAACGCTGTCCGGAAAAAGCAGCCCTGCCATTGCGAAGGAACTCAATGCCGGGCATATTCCCAGCAGGAGAAACGGACATTGGACCAGTACGACTGTCCGCGACATATTGGCCAATGAAAAATACACCGGAGACTGCCTGTTTCAAAAGACTTATACCGATTTCCAGTTTAACCGGCATCACAATCGCGGTGAGAAAAACCGGTATTTATTGCAGAACCATCATGAAGCAATCATCAGCCATGAAGATTTCAACATGGCGGCGGCACTCATTCGTGAACGCGCCGCTGAAAAAGGTGTAGAGAAGGGAAGCCGCAAATATCAGAATCGGTATCCATTTTCCGGGAAGATCATCTGTGGAGAATGCGGCAGCACCTTCAAGAGAAGAATCCACACCTGCAGCGATTTCAAATATGCTGCATGGTGCTGCAAAACGCACATTGAGGACAAGAGCAAGTGCTCGATGAAGTTCATCAGAGAGGATGCAATTCAGTTTGCCTTTGTCACCATGATAAACAAGCTGGTCTTTGCGCACCGTCTCATTCTGAAGCCCTATGTTGAAACCATCAAAAGTTCATCTTCCGACGATGCGGTTCGTCGCGTCCAGAAAATCCAGACGCTTTTGCTGCAGAATGCCGAACAGCGTGAAACGCTCCAGAAACTCATGGCACAAGGATACCTCGATAAAATCCTTTACAGCAAAGAAAAGAATGAGCTCCTGATGAAGGCCAACGACCTCCGGACGGAAGCTGATTCCCTGAATAACCGAAAAAGTGAAGGCATCCACACGGTTACAGAAGCGACCGCCCTTCTCCATTTTACGGAAAAAGGCGTCATGCTGGATGATTTTGACGGGGTGCTTTTTGAAAAATTCGTTAACCGCATTCTTGTAAAATCCAGAAATGAACTCTGCTTTGAGATGAAATGCGGTCTGACGCTGACAGAAAGGATTTGA
- a CDS encoding head-tail connector protein, whose translation MLITLDEAKLYLHIDSTDEDSMITGFIETAEKLCMNIARVDETGLLASKETARIAELYAVAYLYENRENADFKELTSMLRAILFGIRKDTF comes from the coding sequence ATGCTGATTACACTGGATGAAGCAAAGCTTTATCTGCATATTGACTCTACAGATGAGGATTCCATGATAACGGGATTTATAGAAACAGCGGAGAAACTATGCATGAATATCGCACGTGTAGACGAAACGGGGCTTCTTGCTTCAAAAGAAACCGCGCGGATTGCGGAGCTTTACGCGGTGGCCTATCTGTACGAAAACCGGGAAAACGCAGATTTCAAGGAGCTGACTTCCATGCTCCGTGCCATCCTTTTTGGCATCCGCAAAGACACGTTTTAG
- a CDS encoding integrase: protein MGHTPFGYRIENGIAVVDKENARKIRKLYTNYLSGLSLTEAAKEAGIEMYHCSAKRILRNRHYLGDDFYPAIIDADTFRKAEEELESRAEKLGRKNRRKETVPQAPPTRFSVKPAEKHFNDPVLQAEYLYGQIESEADSWEKSCSFLQKGRSGTMRERKKIQG from the coding sequence ATGGGACATACACCATTCGGATACCGGATTGAAAACGGAATTGCCGTCGTTGACAAAGAGAATGCCCGGAAAATACGAAAACTCTACACTAACTATCTTTCCGGACTTTCCCTTACCGAAGCCGCTAAAGAAGCCGGTATCGAAATGTACCACTGCTCTGCAAAACGCATCCTGAGAAACCGGCATTACCTCGGCGATGATTTCTATCCGGCCATTATCGATGCAGATACATTCCGGAAAGCAGAGGAAGAGTTGGAAAGCCGTGCTGAGAAGCTCGGCCGGAAGAACAGGAGAAAGGAAACAGTTCCACAGGCACCGCCGACGAGGTTTTCCGTAAAACCTGCAGAAAAGCATTTTAATGATCCGGTTCTGCAGGCAGAATACCTCTATGGGCAAATTGAAAGCGAGGCAGATTCATGGGAAAAGTCATGCTCATTCCTGCAAAAAGGCAGGTCGGGAACAATGAGAGAAAGGAAGAAAATCCAAGGCTGA
- a CDS encoding phage major capsid protein produces the protein MNVQELINKRAKAWETAKAFLESHRSSGGILSEEDGAAYDKMEKEITNLTKEIDRLNRQKSIEEQMSQPVNTPLTGKPGAGTENKPEKYGRASDAYAKAMLTAMRSGFHQVSDILQEGTDANGGYLVPEEWDSRLIDKLTEENIFRSLATTITTSGEHKINIAGTKPAAAWIEEGEALTFGDATFDQIVLDAHKLHVAIKVTEELLYDNAFNLENYIIDQFGKAFGNAEEDAFLNGSGTGKPTGIFADKGGGVTAVTLSGTKLATDDILTLIYALKRPYRKNACFILNDSTLAAIRKLKDNNQAYIWQPSYQAGEPDRLCGYPVRTSAYAPALAAGKAAIAFGDFSYYNIGDRGTRSFQELRELFAGNGMIGYVAKERVDGKLVLPEAVQILKAGASA, from the coding sequence ATGAATGTACAGGAATTAATTAATAAGAGGGCCAAGGCGTGGGAAACGGCAAAGGCATTTCTCGAATCCCACCGCAGCAGCGGCGGTATCCTTTCTGAGGAAGACGGAGCTGCCTACGACAAGATGGAAAAGGAAATCACCAACCTCACAAAGGAAATCGACAGGTTGAACCGCCAAAAGTCTATCGAGGAACAGATGAGCCAACCGGTCAATACTCCCCTTACCGGGAAGCCAGGTGCCGGAACAGAGAATAAGCCGGAGAAATACGGCAGAGCATCTGACGCCTACGCGAAAGCAATGCTTACAGCCATGCGCAGCGGCTTCCACCAGGTGTCGGACATTCTGCAGGAAGGCACTGACGCGAACGGCGGTTACCTCGTTCCGGAAGAATGGGACTCCCGCCTTATCGACAAACTCACAGAAGAAAACATCTTCCGCAGCCTTGCGACGACCATCACTACAAGCGGTGAGCACAAGATCAACATTGCAGGAACGAAACCCGCGGCGGCATGGATTGAGGAAGGCGAAGCGTTGACTTTCGGAGATGCGACGTTCGACCAGATCGTCCTTGATGCACACAAGCTCCACGTGGCCATCAAGGTAACCGAGGAACTGCTTTACGACAACGCCTTCAATCTGGAGAACTACATCATTGACCAGTTCGGCAAAGCGTTCGGCAATGCCGAAGAGGACGCTTTCCTGAACGGCAGCGGAACCGGAAAGCCGACCGGCATCTTTGCGGACAAAGGCGGCGGTGTAACGGCTGTAACCTTAAGTGGTACAAAGCTCGCGACGGATGATATTCTCACCCTGATTTATGCCTTGAAGCGCCCGTACCGCAAGAACGCCTGCTTTATTCTGAATGACTCCACCCTCGCGGCAATCCGCAAACTCAAGGACAACAACCAGGCCTACATCTGGCAGCCGTCCTATCAGGCTGGCGAACCGGACAGGCTTTGCGGATATCCGGTGCGTACTTCCGCTTACGCTCCCGCACTGGCAGCCGGCAAAGCCGCGATCGCCTTCGGTGATTTCAGCTACTACAACATCGGTGACAGAGGAACCAGAAGTTTTCAGGAACTCCGCGAGCTCTTTGCCGGTAACGGAATGATTGGCTATGTGGCGAAGGAACGTGTCGACGGCAAGCTCGTGCTGCCGGAAGCTGTCCAGATCCTGAAAGCTGGAGCAAGTGCCTGA
- a CDS encoding recombinase family protein: MGKVMLIPAKRQVGNNERKEENPRLKVAAYCRVSTDSDEQATSYDAQVKHYTEYIQKNPEWEFAGIYADDGISGTNTKKRNEFNRMIDDCMAGNIDMIITKSISRFARNTLDCLKYIRQLKGKNIPVYFEKESINTLDAKGEVLLTIMASLAQQESQSLSQNVKLGLQYRYQQGKVQVNHNRFLGYTKDENGHLIIDLEQAEIVKRIYREYLEGSSMGRIAAGLEKDGILTGAGNTKWHTSTINKILRNEKYMGDALLQKTYTVDFLTKKRIKNNGTVPQYYVEADHEAIIPKDIFMQVQEELVRRRVVYVSPSGRKRNFSCSHPFAQMVYCGECGELYRRIHWYNRGKKSIVWRCISRLESTSAKEPCRNRTVNETVLQDASVKAINQVLEDKDHFTNALQQNIAAAVRQTDTLSPEGIQKRLEELQIELIKKANNQDDYKAITDEIFRLRAQKQQSESESTRRDETLNRIRELRDFIAAQPTELTEFDETLVKRLIQKITVYADKFTVEFKSGVSVDINK, translated from the coding sequence ATGGGAAAAGTCATGCTCATTCCTGCAAAAAGGCAGGTCGGGAACAATGAGAGAAAGGAAGAAAATCCAAGGCTGAAAGTTGCAGCCTACTGCCGGGTTAGTACGGACAGTGATGAACAGGCGACAAGCTACGACGCACAGGTCAAACACTACACGGAATACATTCAGAAGAATCCGGAATGGGAGTTCGCAGGCATCTACGCCGACGACGGCATCTCCGGCACGAACACCAAGAAGCGGAATGAATTCAACCGGATGATTGACGACTGCATGGCCGGGAACATCGACATGATTATCACAAAATCCATCAGCCGGTTTGCTCGAAACACGCTGGACTGCCTGAAATACATCCGGCAGCTCAAGGGCAAGAACATCCCGGTCTACTTTGAAAAGGAATCCATCAATACATTGGATGCAAAAGGTGAAGTCTTGCTGACAATCATGGCCAGCCTTGCCCAGCAGGAAAGCCAGAGCCTTTCGCAAAACGTAAAACTCGGCCTGCAGTACCGCTACCAGCAGGGAAAAGTGCAGGTCAATCACAACCGATTTCTCGGTTATACCAAAGACGAGAACGGCCATCTCATCATTGACCTGGAACAGGCAGAGATTGTAAAGAGAATTTACCGCGAATACCTTGAAGGCTCCAGCATGGGCAGGATTGCCGCTGGACTTGAAAAAGATGGCATCCTCACCGGAGCCGGAAATACGAAATGGCACACCAGTACCATCAACAAAATTCTCCGCAACGAAAAGTACATGGGCGATGCCCTGCTTCAAAAGACTTATACGGTCGACTTCCTTACCAAGAAGCGAATCAAGAATAACGGCACGGTTCCGCAATACTACGTGGAAGCCGACCATGAAGCCATTATCCCGAAGGACATCTTCATGCAGGTGCAGGAAGAACTGGTCCGCCGCCGTGTGGTGTATGTCAGCCCTTCCGGCAGAAAAAGAAATTTCTCCTGCAGCCACCCATTTGCGCAGATGGTCTACTGTGGGGAATGTGGAGAGCTTTACCGCCGGATTCACTGGTACAACCGGGGTAAAAAATCCATTGTCTGGCGGTGTATCAGCCGGTTGGAGTCCACTTCGGCAAAAGAGCCCTGCCGCAACCGCACGGTGAATGAAACCGTATTGCAGGATGCTTCCGTAAAAGCAATAAATCAGGTTCTTGAAGATAAAGACCACTTCACAAACGCCCTGCAGCAGAATATCGCCGCTGCCGTACGGCAAACAGATACCCTTTCGCCAGAGGGAATTCAGAAACGGCTGGAAGAACTGCAAATAGAACTCATCAAAAAAGCAAACAATCAGGACGATTACAAGGCCATAACAGACGAGATTTTCCGCCTCCGTGCACAGAAACAGCAGTCTGAATCCGAAAGCACGCGTCGGGATGAAACCTTAAACCGCATCCGGGAACTGCGGGACTTCATCGCTGCTCAGCCTACCGAACTCACTGAATTTGACGAGACTCTGGTCAAGCGGCTGATTCAGAAAATCACCGTCTACGCGGACAAGTTTACGGTGGAATTCAAGTCCGGCGTAAGCGTCGATATAAACAAATAA
- a CDS encoding head-tail adaptor protein, whose amino-acid sequence MRYKMHISELRTLIRIQRKVVTGTGIHQTISWIDLGNTLSTDPPRYLRCKWYPLGGTEAWIAQSVQVIDAANVVMRYNPLITASCRLIRGNIVYTIIDPMDPDQHREWIVFKVKASLSV is encoded by the coding sequence ATGAGATACAAAATGCACATCAGTGAACTGCGGACCTTAATCCGCATTCAAAGGAAAGTGGTCACCGGCACAGGTATTCATCAGACAATAAGCTGGATTGATCTTGGCAACACACTTTCCACTGATCCGCCCCGTTATCTGCGGTGCAAATGGTATCCTTTGGGCGGAACCGAAGCGTGGATTGCCCAGTCCGTCCAGGTGATTGACGCGGCGAATGTCGTCATGCGGTATAATCCGCTGATCACCGCTTCCTGCAGGCTGATCCGCGGCAACATTGTTTACACCATCATCGACCCGATGGACCCGGACCAGCACCGCGAATGGATAGTTTTTAAAGTCAAGGCTTCTTTAAGCGTTTGA
- a CDS encoding phage holin family protein, with translation MKEFWNSIQFVFAAIGGWLGFFLGGCDGLLYALLLFVICDYITGVLCAVSDKKLSSEVGFRGICRKVLIFLLVGIGNVIDVQVLGQPGVLRTAIIFFYLSNEGLSLTENAAHLGLPIPEKLKTVLEQLHDRDEKEDK, from the coding sequence ATGAAAGAATTCTGGAATTCCATACAATTTGTGTTTGCTGCCATCGGCGGGTGGCTCGGCTTTTTTCTCGGCGGCTGCGACGGCCTGCTTTATGCGCTGCTCCTCTTCGTCATCTGCGACTACATCACCGGCGTCCTGTGTGCAGTTTCGGACAAAAAACTTTCATCCGAGGTCGGTTTCAGGGGAATCTGCCGGAAGGTGCTGATTTTTCTGCTGGTCGGAATCGGAAACGTAATTGACGTGCAGGTTCTCGGCCAGCCGGGCGTGCTCCGGACGGCAATCATCTTCTTCTATCTCTCAAACGAAGGGCTGTCTCTGACAGAGAATGCGGCACACCTGGGACTTCCGATACCGGAAAAGCTCAAGACTGTGCTGGAACAGCTCCATGACCGTGATGAAAAGGAGGACAAGTAA
- a CDS encoding phage portal protein — translation MSIFSGLFRSRDKPGHRPKDSTNGSGYRYYFGSSSSGKAVTERSAMQISAVYACVRVLSEAIASLPLHLYRYTDKNSKEKAVDHPLYPLLHDEPNPEMTSFIFRETLMTHLLLWGNAYAQIIRNGRGEVAALYPLMANRMRVNRDENGHLYYEYQMSTSDAPTMKAGTVRLMPNDVLHIPGLGFDGLVGYSPIAMAKNSIGMAMATEEYGATFFKNGANPSGILSMPGVVKDPEKIRNSWEAGFGGSSNSNKVAILEEGMTYTPISISPEQAQFLETRKFQLDEIARIFRIPPHMIGDLEHATFSNIEQQSLEFVSYTLEPWLVRWEQSMQRSLLSPEEKKSYFIRFNVDGLLRGDYQSRMNGYSTGIQNGIFSVNDVRELENMDLLSDEEGGNIHVLNGNVVKLADAGSAYNQNSNKEDTNGKGKQVLEMGKKQAARSSKSRTGNGRTDAVP, via the coding sequence ATGAGTATCTTCAGCGGCCTTTTCCGGTCACGGGATAAGCCAGGACACCGGCCTAAGGATTCAACGAACGGCAGCGGCTACCGCTATTACTTCGGAAGCAGTTCTTCCGGCAAAGCGGTGACGGAGCGCTCCGCCATGCAGATTTCAGCAGTATACGCCTGCGTCCGCGTCCTTTCGGAAGCCATTGCGAGCCTTCCGCTGCACCTTTACCGCTATACAGACAAAAACAGCAAGGAAAAGGCTGTCGACCACCCGCTCTACCCGCTGCTTCATGACGAGCCAAACCCGGAAATGACTTCGTTCATATTCCGGGAAACGCTCATGACGCACCTTCTGCTTTGGGGCAACGCTTACGCACAGATCATAAGAAATGGACGCGGCGAGGTCGCGGCACTTTATCCTCTCATGGCAAACCGGATGCGCGTTAACCGGGACGAAAACGGACATCTGTACTACGAGTATCAGATGAGCACATCCGATGCTCCGACGATGAAGGCAGGAACCGTACGGCTTATGCCAAATGATGTGCTGCATATCCCAGGTCTCGGCTTCGACGGTCTGGTCGGCTATTCGCCGATCGCGATGGCGAAGAATTCCATCGGCATGGCAATGGCGACCGAGGAATACGGCGCGACCTTCTTTAAGAACGGTGCAAATCCATCCGGCATTCTGTCAATGCCGGGCGTCGTGAAAGACCCGGAGAAAATAAGGAACTCATGGGAGGCCGGATTCGGCGGGAGTTCCAATTCCAACAAGGTCGCCATTTTGGAAGAAGGCATGACCTATACGCCGATTTCCATCAGTCCGGAGCAGGCGCAGTTCCTTGAAACGCGCAAGTTCCAGTTAGACGAAATTGCGAGGATTTTCCGCATCCCGCCGCACATGATCGGCGACCTTGAGCACGCAACCTTCTCGAACATTGAGCAGCAAAGCTTGGAATTCGTATCCTACACACTGGAGCCGTGGCTCGTACGCTGGGAACAGTCCATGCAGCGCTCGCTCCTTTCTCCGGAGGAAAAGAAAAGCTACTTCATCCGCTTTAATGTAGACGGGCTCCTGCGGGGAGACTACCAGAGCCGCATGAACGGTTATTCGACCGGCATTCAAAACGGCATTTTCTCCGTGAATGATGTGCGGGAACTTGAGAACATGGATCTCCTTTCCGATGAGGAAGGCGGCAACATCCACGTCCTAAACGGAAATGTGGTAAAGCTCGCGGATGCCGGATCAGCATACAATCAGAATTCAAACAAGGAGGATACCAATGGAAAAGGCAAACAAGTTCTGGAGATGGGCAAGAAACAAGCTGCCCGATCCAGCAAATCCCGGACAGGAAACGGAAGAACGGACGCTGTTCCTTGA
- a CDS encoding DUF7678 domain-containing protein gives MWSKGSLKIGNHIIHYWVKHYEQGSQYGIENEGRISKLMLKENGAVIANYDRGWDMEPETEAAQLAYAILVKKYN, from the coding sequence ATGTGGAGCAAAGGAAGCCTAAAAATCGGAAATCACATCATTCACTACTGGGTCAAGCACTACGAGCAGGGCAGCCAGTACGGAATTGAAAACGAAGGCAGAATCTCGAAGCTCATGCTGAAAGAAAACGGTGCGGTCATTGCCAACTACGACCGGGGCTGGGATATGGAACCGGAAACGGAAGCCGCGCAGCTTGCCTATGCGATTTTGGTAAAGAAATATAACTGA
- a CDS encoding SHOCT domain-containing protein: protein MAEEAKTNHTGFFTQKKLQGDFDYYRAQKIAEIMLTNDLISQAEFNKLTDINRRTFSPLYVEIMPEIA from the coding sequence ATGGCAGAAGAAGCAAAAACGAATCATACCGGATTCTTTACACAGAAAAAGCTGCAGGGTGATTTTGATTACTACCGCGCCCAGAAAATTGCAGAAATCATGCTTACAAACGATCTGATTTCTCAAGCTGAATTCAACAAATTAACGGACATCAACCGCAGAACTTTCTCTCCTCTGTACGTGGAAATCATGCCGGAAATTGCTTGA
- a CDS encoding head maturation protease, ClpP-related, whose product MEKANKFWRWARNKLPDPANPGQETEERTLFLDGTIAEESWFDDDVTPALFRSELESSSGNITVWLNSPGGDCFAAAQIYNMLRDYKGKVTIKIDGLAASAASVIAMAGDEVLMSPVSMIMIHNPSTVAMGSTDEMQKAIEMLDEVKNSIINAYQTKTGLSRNKLSKLMDEETWMNAGKAVELHFADGVIERDSLYGKEPDEENTPNEDSTEKKSEEDAPDKKPKSMLFSRYRAAAAMNKKLCDYCREHSEKPPDNEKQAKVYNTGRSVEDLEKRLDLMKQFI is encoded by the coding sequence ATGGAAAAGGCAAACAAGTTCTGGAGATGGGCAAGAAACAAGCTGCCCGATCCAGCAAATCCCGGACAGGAAACGGAAGAACGGACGCTGTTCCTTGACGGTACAATCGCGGAAGAGAGCTGGTTTGACGACGACGTCACTCCGGCTCTTTTTAGATCGGAATTGGAAAGCAGCTCCGGTAACATCACGGTATGGCTGAACTCTCCGGGCGGCGACTGTTTTGCGGCAGCACAGATTTACAACATGCTCCGTGACTACAAGGGCAAGGTCACAATCAAGATTGACGGCCTTGCGGCTTCCGCGGCAAGCGTCATTGCGATGGCGGGTGACGAAGTTTTAATGTCTCCGGTCTCGATGATCATGATCCACAATCCGAGCACAGTCGCTATGGGCAGCACTGACGAAATGCAGAAGGCAATCGAAATGCTGGACGAAGTGAAAAACTCCATTATCAATGCTTACCAGACAAAGACCGGCCTTTCGAGGAATAAGCTCAGTAAGCTCATGGACGAAGAGACCTGGATGAATGCCGGGAAAGCGGTCGAACTGCATTTTGCGGACGGTGTGATTGAGAGAGATTCCCTCTACGGAAAGGAACCGGACGAAGAAAACACTCCAAATGAAGATTCCACTGAAAAGAAATCTGAGGAAGATGCCCCGGATAAGAAGCCGAAATCCATGCTCTTCTCCCGTTACAGAGCTGCGGCAGCCATGAACAAGAAGCTCTGCGACTACTGCAGGGAACATTCTGAAAAACCGCCCGATAACGAAAAGCAGGCAAAAGTTTACAACACAGGCAGATCGGTCGAAGACCTCGAAAAGCGTCTCGACCTCATGAAACAGTTCATTTAA
- a CDS encoding terminase large subunit, whose amino-acid sequence MRKLKHYKPTRFMAEGSAYNKVMADYAVTFIEQLCHTKGTWAGKPFELIDWQEQIIRDLFGILKPNGYRQFNTAYIEIPKKMGKSELAAAVALLLCCGDGEERAEVYGCAADRQQAAIVFDVAADMVRMCPALDRRIKILASQKRIIYQPTNSFYQVLSAEAYSKHGFNVHGVVFDELHTQPNRKLFDVMTKGSGDARMQPLYFLITTAGNDTNTICYEVHQKAQDILDGRKVDPTFYPVIYGAAETDDWTDPKIWKKANPSLGITVGIDKVEAACESAKQNPSEENSFRQLRLNQWVKQAVRWMPMDKWDTCAFPVNEEELENRVCYGGLDLSSTTDITAFVLLFPPKDEDGKYVVLPYFWVPEEMLDLRVRRDHVPYDIWKKQGYLGTTEGNVIHYGYIEKFIERLGERFNIREIAFDRWGAVQMVQNLEGMGFTVVPFGQGFKDMSPPTKELMNLTLEKRIAHGGHPVLRWMMDNIFIRTDPAGNIKADKEKSTEKIDGAIAMIMALDRAIRCGNDNGASVYDDRGILFL is encoded by the coding sequence ATGAGAAAACTGAAACATTACAAGCCAACCCGCTTCATGGCAGAAGGTTCCGCCTACAACAAGGTTATGGCGGACTACGCCGTGACGTTCATCGAGCAGCTCTGCCATACCAAGGGCACATGGGCAGGAAAGCCTTTCGAGCTCATTGACTGGCAGGAGCAGATTATTCGTGACCTCTTCGGCATTCTGAAGCCGAACGGTTACCGGCAGTTTAACACGGCCTATATCGAAATCCCGAAGAAGATGGGAAAGTCTGAGCTTGCCGCTGCGGTCGCGCTGCTCCTCTGCTGCGGCGACGGAGAGGAACGCGCTGAGGTCTACGGCTGTGCCGCTGACCGCCAGCAGGCAGCCATCGTGTTCGACGTCGCCGCCGACATGGTCCGAATGTGTCCGGCGCTCGACCGGCGCATCAAAATTCTTGCTTCTCAAAAGCGGATTATCTACCAACCTACGAACAGTTTTTATCAGGTGCTCTCCGCCGAAGCATATTCAAAGCACGGTTTCAACGTCCACGGCGTCGTCTTCGATGAACTGCACACACAGCCGAATCGGAAGCTCTTCGATGTCATGACAAAAGGTTCCGGCGACGCCAGAATGCAGCCTTTATATTTTCTCATCACGACAGCCGGTAATGACACAAACACGATCTGCTACGAGGTCCATCAGAAGGCGCAGGATATCCTTGACGGCAGGAAGGTTGACCCGACCTTCTACCCGGTCATCTACGGTGCCGCTGAAACGGACGACTGGACAGACCCGAAGATCTGGAAGAAAGCAAATCCGTCGCTCGGCATTACAGTCGGCATCGATAAAGTCGAAGCAGCCTGTGAATCGGCGAAGCAAAATCCCAGCGAGGAGAACTCCTTCCGGCAGCTCCGCTTAAATCAATGGGTTAAGCAGGCCGTCCGCTGGATGCCGATGGATAAATGGGACACCTGTGCGTTCCCTGTAAACGAAGAGGAACTGGAAAACCGCGTCTGCTACGGCGGTCTCGACCTCTCATCCACGACCGACATCACGGCATTCGTTCTGCTTTTCCCTCCCAAAGACGAGGACGGCAAATATGTGGTTCTCCCGTACTTCTGGGTGCCGGAAGAAATGCTCGACCTCCGTGTCCGGCGCGACCACGTGCCCTATGACATCTGGAAGAAGCAAGGGTATCTCGGAACTACGGAAGGAAATGTGATACACTACGGCTACATCGAAAAGTTCATCGAGCGTCTCGGTGAGCGCTTCAACATCCGTGAGATTGCTTTTGACCGCTGGGGAGCTGTGCAAATGGTGCAGAACCTCGAAGGCATGGGTTTCACGGTCGTTCCGTTCGGGCAGGGCTTCAAGGATATGTCGCCGCCCACGAAGGAACTCATGAATCTCACGCTGGAAAAACGCATCGCACACGGCGGTCATCCGGTGCTCCGCTGGATGATGGACAACATCTTCATCCGCACCGACCCCGCCGGAAATATCAAAGCGGACAAGGAAAAAAGTACGGAAAAAATCGACGGCGCGATTGCAATGATCATGGCGCTTGACCGTGCCATCCGCTGCGGCAACGACAACGGCGCTTCTGTTTATGATGACAGAGGCATTTTATTTCTGTAA
- a CDS encoding type II toxin-antitoxin system RelB/DinJ family antitoxin: MARTSNVFARVEPEIKKQAEEVLNQLGIPMSNAVGMFLRQVVLQRGIPFEIKLPANAPIAFGALTKKQFDTEMNKGMDDIKAGKVYSSDTVEKEMKRDFGV; this comes from the coding sequence ATGGCACGAACTTCTAATGTTTTCGCCCGTGTAGAGCCAGAAATCAAAAAGCAAGCCGAAGAAGTACTCAATCAGCTCGGCATTCCGATGTCCAATGCTGTAGGAATGTTTTTAAGACAAGTCGTACTGCAGCGCGGTATTCCATTTGAAATAAAGCTGCCCGCGAATGCTCCGATTGCCTTTGGTGCCCTTACCAAAAAACAATTTGATACTGAAATGAACAAAGGTATGGACGATATAAAGGCAGGCAAGGTTTATTCGTCAGATACCGTTGAAAAAGAGATGAAGCGGGACTTTGGAGTATGA